A section of the Verrucomicrobium sp. GAS474 genome encodes:
- a CDS encoding methyl-accepting chemotaxis protein, producing the protein MKNWTLTQRIALNSALLCLVIAGISLFAVEGILNLKQLGLSLSEDSIPGVLTAQKIVNGRLRTDTLLHKIALAKSPEEITAIKAEIDSVGVTVSQAVKDYQGTIFDAADKKNFDALQATRDTYKAAKQQYLDTVATNREAGLELLETRVGPAGLAYQNAGIALLQFNADQASQRGAKLKALVATLVEWIVGVGSAAIALGIVLSVTNVRSISRVLRAVSDTLHAGASQVASAAGQVASASQALAAGASQQAASLEETSASVEEIGSMTKRNADGARTARTLSGENRAAAAEGAARTAELSKAMETIREASAAMASTISGIKTSSDDVSKIIKTIDEIAFQTNILALNAAVEAARAGEAGAGFAVVAEEVRSLAQRSAEAAKETARKIEVSVEQSHRGVEANARVEAGIAEIARTAQSVSESLSKIETGAREVDALVAQIDNASREQSEGLSQIGTAVAEIDGVTQKTAAAAEESASAAEELSGQSVELQNAVRTLVLLVDGAKKAGAEVVASSSASAIRGIPMNDEERRHHQNHSLRFERERTGVASLIPTHAISGGRNLRRQTAFKAEAGS; encoded by the coding sequence ATGAAAAACTGGACCCTGACCCAACGCATCGCCCTCAATTCCGCCCTGCTGTGCCTCGTCATCGCGGGCATCTCCCTCTTCGCCGTCGAGGGAATCCTGAACCTGAAGCAGCTCGGCCTCAGCCTCTCCGAGGACTCGATCCCCGGCGTCCTCACCGCGCAGAAGATCGTCAACGGACGGCTGCGGACCGACACCCTCCTCCACAAGATCGCCCTCGCGAAGAGCCCCGAGGAGATCACCGCCATCAAGGCGGAGATCGACAGCGTCGGCGTCACCGTCAGCCAGGCCGTGAAGGACTACCAGGGGACCATCTTCGATGCCGCCGACAAGAAGAACTTCGACGCCCTCCAGGCGACCCGCGACACCTACAAGGCCGCCAAGCAGCAATACCTCGACACCGTCGCGACCAATCGCGAGGCCGGGCTCGAGCTCCTCGAGACCCGCGTCGGCCCCGCCGGCCTCGCCTACCAGAACGCCGGTATCGCCCTCCTCCAGTTCAACGCCGACCAGGCCTCCCAGCGCGGCGCGAAGCTGAAGGCCCTCGTCGCCACCCTCGTCGAGTGGATCGTCGGCGTCGGCAGCGCCGCCATCGCCCTCGGCATCGTCCTCTCCGTGACGAACGTCCGCTCCATCTCCCGCGTCCTCCGCGCCGTTTCCGACACCCTCCACGCCGGGGCCTCCCAGGTGGCCTCCGCCGCCGGGCAGGTCGCCTCGGCCAGCCAGGCCCTCGCCGCCGGGGCGAGCCAGCAGGCCGCCTCCCTCGAGGAGACCAGCGCCTCCGTCGAGGAGATCGGCAGCATGACGAAGCGGAACGCCGACGGCGCCCGCACCGCCCGCACCCTCTCCGGGGAGAACCGCGCCGCCGCCGCCGAGGGCGCCGCCCGCACCGCCGAGCTGAGCAAGGCGATGGAGACCATCCGCGAGGCGAGCGCCGCCATGGCCTCGACCATCAGCGGCATCAAGACGTCGAGCGACGACGTCTCGAAGATCATCAAGACGATCGACGAGATCGCGTTCCAGACGAACATCCTCGCCCTGAACGCCGCCGTCGAGGCGGCCCGCGCCGGGGAAGCCGGGGCCGGGTTCGCCGTCGTCGCCGAGGAAGTCCGCTCCCTCGCCCAGCGGAGCGCCGAGGCCGCGAAGGAGACCGCCCGCAAGATCGAGGTCTCCGTCGAGCAGAGCCACCGCGGCGTCGAAGCCAACGCCCGCGTCGAGGCCGGGATCGCCGAGATCGCCCGCACCGCCCAGTCGGTGAGCGAGAGCCTCTCGAAGATCGAGACCGGCGCCCGCGAGGTCGACGCCCTCGTCGCCCAGATCGACAACGCCTCCCGCGAGCAGAGCGAGGGGCTGAGCCAGATCGGGACCGCCGTCGCCGAGATCGACGGCGTCACCCAGAAGACCGCCGCCGCCGCCGAGGAATCGGCGAGCGCCGCCGAGGAACTGAGCGGCCAGTCGGTCGAGCTCCAGAACGCCGTCCGCACCCTCGTCCTCCTGGTCGACGGGGCGAAGAAGGCCGGTGCCGAAGTCGTCGCCTCCTCTTCCGCCTCGGCCATCCGGGGCATCCCGATGAACGACGAGGAGCGCCGCCATCATCAGAATCATTCCCTCCGCTTCGAGCGGGAGCGGACCGGGGTCGCCTCCCTCATCCCCACCCACGCGATCAGCGGCGGCCGGAACCTCCGGCGGCAGACCGCCTTCAAGGCCGAGGCCGGGAGCTGA
- a CDS encoding PEP-CTERM sorting domain-containing protein translates to MKHLARKLLPLAALLALAIPARATDGIWYNTTTTGTFNWSDAANWYQNAVPNGVDDTALFAYGGTGTQTINVGTVTLGGIRITNGIPFFAAGGTITFQSSTGTATIENTVNGTSFNTSLVFNSATTVDTGYLDSLIFQTSMTGSGVITKVGLGTLDIGNYSSTNYSGTMVINQGGVWLTPNGTSFVNATVTVNNGGTLTDGSSYHQNSINGLTVNEGGIVNLGNTTINGTFDITGGTVKGSAGYGLYAGTATTINVHADSVQSVFSAEIDTTSALTFNVERGTTTGSDLNFSSAFKAASTTGITKTGAGIMQWSATSTTAYTGTTTVKNGTLQVTGLIASTGATKIIADTGVNAVLTGTGDGSTTGKINGATTIGGGLGTSIVDAGSTGDGSTTIGTMVFATTLAFGTNSTLRFELNSTTKTIDLLKVTGAASLGSGLALLSGSDLGNSALTLGTKFTLLSAASVSGTFQGLAEGSTFTLGSNLFQISYLNNAVTLTAVAVPEPSTWVLLGLGSLAVARVARRKAGGLAASV, encoded by the coding sequence ATGAAGCATCTCGCCCGAAAGCTCCTCCCCCTCGCCGCTCTCCTGGCCCTGGCCATTCCCGCCCGGGCGACCGACGGGATCTGGTACAACACCACCACGACCGGCACCTTCAACTGGTCCGACGCTGCCAATTGGTACCAGAACGCCGTTCCGAACGGCGTCGACGATACCGCGCTCTTCGCCTACGGCGGGACCGGGACCCAGACCATCAACGTGGGCACGGTGACCCTTGGCGGTATCCGCATCACCAACGGAATCCCCTTCTTCGCCGCCGGCGGGACCATCACCTTCCAATCGTCGACGGGGACGGCCACGATCGAAAATACGGTCAACGGCACTTCCTTCAATACGAGCCTCGTCTTCAACTCGGCGACGACCGTCGACACCGGTTATTTGGACTCGCTCATCTTTCAGACCTCGATGACCGGGAGTGGCGTAATCACCAAAGTCGGCTTGGGGACCCTCGATATCGGGAACTACAGCAGCACCAATTATTCCGGCACCATGGTGATCAACCAGGGAGGGGTCTGGCTCACCCCCAACGGCACCTCCTTCGTCAACGCCACGGTCACGGTCAACAACGGCGGCACCCTGACCGACGGCAGCAGTTACCATCAGAACTCGATCAACGGCCTCACCGTCAACGAAGGCGGCATCGTCAATCTCGGCAACACGACGATCAACGGCACCTTCGACATCACCGGGGGGACGGTGAAGGGTTCCGCCGGTTACGGGCTCTACGCGGGAACCGCGACCACGATCAACGTCCACGCGGACAGCGTCCAGTCGGTCTTCTCCGCCGAGATCGACACGACCTCGGCGCTGACCTTCAACGTCGAGCGGGGGACGACCACCGGGTCCGATCTCAACTTCAGCTCCGCCTTCAAGGCCGCCTCGACGACGGGGATCACGAAGACCGGCGCGGGGATCATGCAATGGTCGGCGACCAGCACCACGGCCTATACCGGGACGACGACCGTGAAGAACGGCACCCTCCAGGTGACCGGCCTCATCGCCTCGACCGGGGCGACCAAGATCATCGCCGATACCGGAGTGAACGCCGTCCTCACCGGCACCGGCGACGGGAGCACCACCGGGAAGATCAACGGGGCGACGACGATCGGCGGCGGCCTCGGCACCTCGATCGTCGACGCGGGCTCGACCGGCGACGGCTCGACGACGATCGGGACGATGGTCTTCGCCACGACGCTGGCCTTCGGCACGAACTCGACCCTCCGCTTCGAGCTCAACAGCACCACGAAGACGATCGACTTGCTGAAGGTGACCGGCGCGGCCTCCCTCGGCTCCGGCCTCGCCCTCCTCAGCGGCTCCGACCTCGGGAACAGCGCCCTCACGCTGGGGACCAAGTTCACCCTCCTCAGCGCGGCGAGCGTTTCGGGCACCTTCCAGGGCCTCGCCGAGGGCTCGACCTTCACCCTCGGCAGCAATCTCTTCCAGATCAGCTACCTCAACAACGCCGTCACGCTGACCGCCGTCGCCGTGCCGGAGCCGTCGACGTGGGTGCTTCTCGGGCTGGGCAGCCTCGCCGTCGCCCGGGTGGCGCGGCGGAAGGCGGGCGGCCTGGCCGCCTCGGTCTAA
- a CDS encoding Tex family protein, translating into MNELYIKKIAEELKVQPRQVLATAQLFAEGATVPFIARYRKEVTGTLDEVAITTIRDRLISLAEVDQRREAIVKSLTERNLLTDALKEAVAAADSLTRLEDIYQPYRPKRRTKATIAKEQGLEPLALLLFAQQPTTDPLAEAAAFVDAEKGVATAEAALAGARDILAEQVSDDPTARAQLRELYEKQGIVKSKVMFEKEEAGAKFKDYFDWSEPLAKVPSHRLLAMRRGEAEEFLLMRITVAEEEALRLLEPLFVKGSGPAAEQVRMAVQDSYKRLLMFAIEGQMRLDSKKKADAEAIRVFAENLRELLLSSPLGRKSVLAIDPGFRTGCKIVCLDRQGKLLHHDVVYPTASSAGERRDAAEALLSMIRKYEIEAIAIGNGTAGRETETFVKLLKLTIPIVMVNESGASIYSASDVAREEFPTHDLTVRGAVSIGRRLMDPLAELVKLDPKSIGVGQYQHDVDQPALKRSLDDVVVSCVNGVGVELNTASKQLLTYVSGLGPTLAGSIVAHRDANGPFKSRAELKKVERLGPKAFEQAAGFLRIREGEHPLDASAVHPERYDLVDAMAKDLGCSVSDLMRDAGLRRKLDLSRYATEAVGLPTLNDIVAELAKPGRDPRQQFEVFAFEAGVEKIEDLKPGMKLPGIVTNVTAFGAFVDIGVHQDGLIHVSQLADHFVRDASEVVKVQQKVMVTVTDVDLPRKRIALSMKAAPLIGAAATGKSSPGGPRPAPTGGQGRDGGRPGSGFGSGGRSTGNDWFTEALSKGKR; encoded by the coding sequence ATGAACGAACTTTATATCAAGAAGATCGCCGAAGAGCTGAAGGTTCAGCCCCGGCAGGTGTTGGCGACGGCCCAGCTTTTCGCCGAGGGGGCGACGGTTCCCTTCATCGCCCGCTACCGCAAGGAAGTCACCGGCACCCTCGACGAGGTCGCGATCACGACGATCCGCGACCGGCTGATCAGCCTCGCCGAGGTCGACCAGCGGCGCGAGGCGATCGTGAAGTCGCTGACCGAGCGGAACCTCCTCACCGACGCGCTGAAGGAGGCGGTCGCCGCAGCCGACTCGCTGACCCGCCTGGAGGACATCTACCAGCCCTACCGACCGAAGCGCCGGACGAAGGCAACCATCGCGAAGGAACAGGGGCTCGAGCCCCTCGCCCTCCTCCTCTTCGCGCAGCAGCCGACGACCGACCCGCTGGCCGAGGCGGCGGCCTTCGTCGATGCCGAGAAGGGCGTGGCGACCGCCGAGGCCGCGCTGGCCGGGGCGCGGGACATCCTCGCCGAGCAGGTCAGCGACGACCCGACGGCCCGCGCCCAACTCCGCGAGCTCTACGAGAAGCAGGGCATCGTGAAGTCGAAGGTGATGTTCGAGAAGGAGGAGGCCGGGGCGAAGTTCAAGGATTACTTCGACTGGAGCGAGCCCCTCGCCAAGGTACCGAGCCACCGCCTCCTCGCCATGCGGCGGGGCGAGGCCGAGGAATTCCTCCTCATGCGGATCACCGTCGCCGAGGAGGAGGCCCTCCGCCTCCTGGAGCCGCTCTTCGTCAAGGGGAGCGGCCCCGCCGCCGAGCAGGTGCGGATGGCGGTGCAGGACAGCTACAAGCGGCTCCTCATGTTCGCCATCGAGGGGCAGATGCGGCTCGACTCGAAGAAGAAGGCCGACGCCGAGGCGATCCGGGTCTTCGCCGAGAACCTGCGCGAACTCCTCCTCTCCTCGCCGCTGGGGCGGAAGAGCGTCCTGGCGATCGACCCCGGGTTCCGCACCGGCTGCAAGATCGTCTGCCTCGACCGGCAGGGGAAGCTCCTCCATCACGACGTCGTCTACCCGACCGCCTCCTCCGCCGGGGAACGGCGCGACGCCGCCGAGGCGCTGCTGAGCATGATCCGGAAGTACGAGATCGAGGCGATCGCCATCGGCAACGGCACCGCGGGCCGGGAGACCGAGACCTTCGTGAAGCTCCTGAAGCTGACGATCCCCATCGTCATGGTGAACGAGAGCGGCGCGTCGATCTACTCCGCCTCCGACGTGGCGCGGGAGGAATTCCCGACCCACGACCTCACCGTCCGGGGCGCGGTCTCGATCGGGCGGCGGCTGATGGACCCGCTCGCCGAGCTGGTGAAGCTCGACCCGAAGTCGATCGGCGTCGGCCAATACCAGCACGACGTCGACCAGCCCGCGCTGAAGCGGAGCCTCGACGACGTCGTGGTGAGCTGCGTGAACGGCGTCGGCGTCGAGCTGAACACCGCGAGCAAGCAGCTCCTCACCTACGTCTCCGGCCTCGGCCCGACCCTCGCGGGGAGCATCGTCGCCCACCGCGACGCGAACGGGCCGTTCAAGTCCCGCGCCGAGCTGAAGAAGGTCGAGCGCCTCGGGCCAAAGGCCTTCGAGCAGGCGGCGGGCTTCCTCCGCATCCGCGAGGGGGAGCACCCCCTCGACGCCAGCGCCGTCCACCCGGAACGTTACGACCTCGTCGACGCGATGGCGAAGGACCTCGGCTGCTCGGTCTCCGACCTGATGCGCGACGCCGGGCTCCGCCGGAAGCTCGACCTCTCCCGCTACGCGACCGAGGCCGTCGGCCTCCCGACGCTCAACGACATCGTCGCCGAGCTCGCGAAACCGGGCCGCGACCCGCGACAGCAATTCGAGGTCTTCGCCTTCGAGGCGGGGGTCGAGAAGATCGAGGATCTCAAGCCGGGGATGAAGCTCCCCGGCATCGTGACGAACGTCACCGCCTTCGGCGCCTTCGTCGACATCGGCGTCCACCAGGACGGCCTGATCCACGTGAGCCAGCTCGCTGACCACTTCGTCCGGGACGCCTCCGAGGTCGTGAAGGTGCAGCAGAAAGTCATGGTCACCGTCACCGACGTCGACCTGCCCCGGAAGCGGATCGCCCTCTCGATGAAGGCCGCCCCGCTGATCGGGGCAGCCGCGACGGGGAAGAGCTCCCCCGGCGGCCCGCGCCCCGCCCCGACCGGCGGTCAGGGACGCGACGGAGGCCGCCCGGGTTCGGGCTTCGGCAGCGGAGGCCGTTCCACGGGGAACGACTGGTTCACCGAGGCCCTCTCGAAGGGAAAGCGTTAG
- a CDS encoding penicillin-binding transpeptidase domain-containing protein, whose protein sequence is MPFPVPTLRRAARASVVGLIFALPGLAQSQSAAPDPSPISAAAAAPASVPAPSPARDADTPNPIPRIIEYRLPALRGNIVTSEGDLLASTVATQNLVLAWPSLSLVSTAEAASAWAQPEIARAAQWLGTPPPAALTDDVLQKLYAYRRFQPIIVSESLTPQQIAAFPASGLAQAGFALQDTWRRSYPMGDLGVHLVGTVKRTQARSRGPYHQGEVGYSDYKGGSGLEEAFNTALRGTDGRMTIRTTADGLPQSTTIPVPPTAGNTVRTTLRTRIQQEAESTMKAVPRGAMIILDARTGDVVASVSRPGYDPNAFLPAVSPELWSRLSEDPARPLLNRVTFQQQPPGSTFKLVTSLAALRAGVLDPNDKFTTNGTYKVGNVEYHIPDEVGTYAYREALAHSINIYFFRLGLMVGRDNLVSTAKELGIGRPTGFVLGDAPGRMPDEAYVLANHQRSFGPGDVTNTAIGQGDVLMTPIQIAHLAELIANEGAAFEPRLVSAIEDGAGHPVQEFPPKPEPVFPLPAADWKTLKSAMQAVTEIGTGVKALPDGTRLSGKTGTAQVGTKEEPRQIAWFMGYVPSDNPQYAFVVMVEGSKKESLWGADAAAPLINQVFSVVYAKRAVPIGAVPDTTQNDGAPRPQ, encoded by the coding sequence ATGCCTTTCCCCGTCCCGACTCTACGCCGTGCCGCAAGGGCCTCCGTCGTCGGGCTGATTTTCGCCCTTCCCGGCCTTGCCCAATCCCAGTCCGCCGCGCCCGATCCGAGTCCGATTTCGGCTGCGGCTGCGGCCCCGGCCTCCGTTCCCGCTCCTTCCCCCGCGCGCGACGCCGACACGCCCAACCCGATCCCCCGGATCATCGAATACCGCCTCCCGGCGCTCCGGGGAAACATCGTCACCTCGGAGGGCGATCTCCTCGCCTCGACGGTGGCGACGCAGAACCTCGTCCTCGCCTGGCCCTCGCTCAGCCTCGTCTCGACCGCCGAGGCGGCCTCCGCCTGGGCGCAGCCCGAAATCGCCCGCGCCGCCCAATGGCTCGGGACGCCGCCCCCGGCGGCCCTCACCGACGACGTCCTCCAGAAGCTCTATGCCTACCGCCGCTTCCAGCCGATTATCGTCTCGGAAAGCCTCACCCCGCAGCAGATCGCGGCGTTCCCGGCCAGCGGCCTCGCCCAGGCGGGCTTCGCCCTCCAGGACACGTGGCGGCGGAGCTATCCGATGGGGGACCTCGGCGTCCACCTCGTCGGCACGGTGAAGCGGACTCAGGCGCGGAGCCGCGGCCCCTACCACCAGGGCGAGGTCGGCTACAGCGACTACAAGGGCGGCTCCGGCCTCGAGGAGGCGTTCAACACCGCGCTGCGCGGCACCGACGGGAGGATGACGATCCGCACCACCGCCGACGGCCTTCCCCAGAGCACGACGATCCCCGTCCCGCCGACGGCGGGGAACACCGTCCGCACCACCCTCCGCACCCGCATCCAGCAGGAGGCCGAGAGCACGATGAAGGCGGTCCCGCGCGGCGCGATGATCATCCTCGACGCCCGTACCGGCGACGTCGTCGCCTCGGTGAGCCGGCCCGGCTACGATCCGAACGCCTTCCTCCCCGCCGTCTCCCCCGAGCTCTGGAGCCGCCTGAGCGAGGACCCGGCCCGGCCCCTGCTGAACCGCGTCACCTTCCAGCAGCAGCCCCCCGGCTCGACCTTCAAGCTCGTCACCTCCCTCGCCGCGCTCCGGGCGGGGGTCCTCGACCCGAACGACAAGTTCACGACGAACGGGACCTACAAGGTCGGCAACGTCGAGTACCACATCCCCGACGAGGTCGGCACCTACGCCTACCGGGAGGCCCTCGCCCACTCGATCAACATCTACTTCTTCCGCCTCGGCCTGATGGTCGGCCGGGACAATCTCGTCAGCACGGCGAAGGAACTCGGCATCGGCCGCCCCACCGGCTTCGTCCTCGGCGACGCCCCGGGCCGGATGCCCGACGAGGCCTACGTCCTGGCCAACCACCAGCGGAGCTTCGGCCCCGGCGACGTGACGAACACCGCCATCGGCCAGGGCGACGTCCTGATGACGCCGATCCAGATCGCCCACCTGGCCGAGCTGATCGCGAACGAGGGGGCGGCCTTCGAGCCCCGCCTTGTCTCGGCGATCGAGGACGGCGCGGGCCATCCGGTCCAGGAATTCCCGCCGAAGCCCGAGCCGGTCTTCCCCCTTCCCGCCGCCGACTGGAAGACGCTGAAGAGCGCCATGCAGGCCGTCACCGAAATCGGGACCGGGGTGAAGGCCCTCCCCGACGGCACCCGCCTCTCCGGGAAGACCGGGACGGCACAGGTGGGGACCAAGGAGGAACCCCGCCAGATCGCCTGGTTCATGGGTTACGTTCCCTCGGACAATCCCCAATACGCCTTCGTCGTCATGGTCGAGGGGAGCAAGAAGGAGAGCCTCTGGGGGGCCGACGCGGCGGCGCCGCTGATCAACCAGGTCTTCAGCGTTGTTTACGCGAAGCGGGCGGTGCCGATCGGGGCGGTGCCCGATACGACGCAGAACGACGGCGCGCCCCGCCCGCAATAA
- a CDS encoding zinc ribbon domain-containing protein YjdM yields MSHPACPMCEMTEVLDHAERWECVTCGHEWPREEAAAAGRVVKDAHGTVLADGDIVALIKDLKLKGSSQVLKGGTKTKGIRLVDGDHEISCKIDGIAMGLKACFVKKV; encoded by the coding sequence ATGAGCCACCCCGCCTGCCCGATGTGTGAGATGACCGAAGTCCTCGATCATGCCGAGCGTTGGGAGTGTGTGACCTGCGGGCATGAATGGCCGCGCGAGGAGGCAGCGGCGGCGGGTCGCGTCGTGAAGGACGCCCACGGGACCGTCCTTGCCGACGGCGACATCGTCGCCCTGATCAAGGATCTGAAGCTGAAGGGTTCCTCCCAGGTCCTCAAGGGCGGGACGAAGACGAAGGGCATCCGCCTCGTCGACGGCGATCACGAGATCTCGTGCAAGATCGACGGCATCGCCATGGGCCTGAAGGCCTGCTTCGTGAAGAAAGTCTGA
- a CDS encoding alpha/beta hydrolase: MILDGSLGVVLVPGFMADATLWRDVEADLSVVGPMIHGDLGKEATLDGMARRIVEESPARFLLVGFSMGGYVAREVARLVPERVAALVLIATSARPDSPAQVERNAAASGTLFAPNFAGLSRAAIASSLHPERDDDESHIERIREMGVRLGHKVFQRQSRLDRGDDRGRLREIGCPTLVIAAAQDRLRTREEASELRQLIPGAALRVIEESGHMIPIEQPRKLAETIVEWLRGVPG; the protein is encoded by the coding sequence ATGATCCTCGACGGAAGCCTGGGCGTCGTCCTCGTCCCCGGCTTCATGGCCGACGCGACGCTGTGGCGCGATGTCGAGGCCGACCTCTCCGTCGTCGGCCCCATGATCCACGGAGACCTCGGCAAGGAGGCGACCCTCGACGGCATGGCCCGGCGGATCGTCGAGGAAAGCCCCGCACGGTTCCTCCTCGTCGGCTTTTCCATGGGCGGGTACGTCGCCCGCGAGGTCGCCCGCCTCGTCCCGGAGCGGGTCGCCGCCCTCGTCCTGATCGCCACCTCGGCCCGGCCTGATTCCCCCGCGCAGGTGGAGCGGAACGCGGCGGCCTCCGGCACCCTCTTCGCGCCGAACTTCGCCGGCCTGAGCCGCGCCGCCATCGCCTCCTCCCTCCATCCGGAGCGGGACGACGACGAGTCCCACATTGAGCGGATCCGCGAGATGGGCGTCCGGCTCGGGCACAAGGTCTTCCAGCGCCAGTCGCGCCTCGACCGGGGCGACGACCGAGGACGGCTCCGCGAGATCGGCTGCCCGACCCTCGTGATCGCCGCCGCCCAGGACCGCCTCCGCACCCGCGAGGAGGCGAGCGAACTCCGCCAGCTGATCCCCGGCGCCGCCCTCCGCGTCATCGAGGAGAGCGGCCACATGATCCCGATCGAGCAGCCCCGGAAACTCGCCGAGACAATCGTCGAATGGCTCCGGGGGGTGCCGGGATAG
- a CDS encoding phosphate acyltransferase — MNLLETVFKKVQNHPKRIVFPDGNEVRVLKAAEEFVFNKLGIAILLGDREEILATAKEANVSLHRILIINPREADDVPVFLKYLTTMPRYKSMAQAEALRIVTTPNYFAALMIQHGQADGLVGGLQASSGSLLRPLFQIIKTLPDVKSICGCMVLEVPKSPYGDEGLFCFGDCAVIPKPSPEQLASIAIEAGKLMRQLTGIPPRVAMLSYSTKGSAQTEDVERVVAGTALARQYLMEKNLDIEVDGEMQADAAIVPEVAEFKGVSGPVAGKANVLVFPDLASGSIAAKLVERLAKASAFGQLLLGLDKPAAEVSRGATTRDILGVAAIVALQAIAYRKLYPEQGARYVATEETESVAVSAPEL; from the coding sequence ATGAACCTCCTCGAAACGGTCTTCAAGAAGGTCCAGAACCATCCGAAGCGGATTGTCTTCCCCGACGGGAACGAAGTCCGCGTCCTGAAGGCGGCCGAGGAGTTCGTCTTCAACAAGTTGGGCATCGCGATCCTTCTGGGCGACCGCGAGGAGATCCTCGCCACGGCGAAGGAGGCGAACGTCTCCCTCCACCGCATCCTCATCATCAATCCCCGCGAGGCCGACGACGTCCCCGTCTTCCTGAAGTACCTGACGACGATGCCCCGGTACAAGTCGATGGCGCAGGCCGAGGCCCTCCGCATCGTCACGACGCCGAACTACTTCGCCGCCCTCATGATCCAGCACGGCCAGGCCGACGGCCTGGTCGGCGGCCTCCAGGCGAGCTCCGGCAGCCTCCTCCGCCCCCTCTTCCAGATCATCAAGACCCTGCCCGACGTGAAGTCGATCTGCGGCTGCATGGTCCTCGAAGTCCCGAAGTCGCCCTACGGCGACGAGGGGCTCTTCTGCTTCGGCGATTGCGCCGTCATCCCGAAGCCCTCCCCGGAGCAGCTCGCCTCGATCGCCATCGAGGCGGGGAAGCTGATGCGCCAGCTCACCGGCATTCCGCCCCGCGTCGCGATGCTCTCCTACTCGACGAAGGGAAGCGCCCAGACGGAGGACGTCGAGCGGGTCGTCGCCGGGACCGCCCTCGCCCGCCAATACCTGATGGAGAAGAACCTCGACATCGAGGTCGACGGCGAGATGCAGGCCGACGCCGCGATCGTCCCCGAGGTCGCCGAGTTCAAGGGCGTCTCCGGCCCCGTCGCGGGCAAGGCGAACGTCCTCGTCTTCCCCGACCTCGCCAGCGGGAGCATCGCCGCGAAGCTGGTGGAGCGCCTCGCCAAGGCGAGCGCCTTCGGCCAGCTGCTGCTCGGCCTCGACAAGCCCGCCGCCGAGGTCAGCCGCGGCGCGACGACGCGGGACATCCTCGGCGTCGCCGCCATCGTCGCCCTCCAGGCCATCGCCTACCGCAAGCTCTACCCGGAGCAGGGTGCCCGCTACGTCGCGACCGAGGAGACCGAATCGGTCGCGGTCAGCGCGCCCGAGCTCTAG
- a CDS encoding P-II family nitrogen regulator, with product MALVKIEAIIKPFKLEEVKEALTDLGIAGLTVTEVKGFGRQKGHTEIYRGSEYTVDFLPKVKVEVVIPTDLAEKAVQAIIGAAKTGKIGDGKIFVSPVEGAIRIRTEESGEKAV from the coding sequence ATGGCCCTGGTTAAAATCGAAGCAATCATCAAACCCTTCAAGCTCGAAGAGGTGAAGGAGGCATTGACCGATCTCGGTATTGCCGGCCTCACCGTCACCGAAGTCAAGGGGTTCGGCCGCCAGAAGGGCCACACTGAAATTTACCGCGGCAGCGAGTACACCGTCGACTTCCTGCCCAAGGTGAAGGTCGAAGTCGTCATCCCGACCGACCTCGCCGAAAAGGCCGTCCAGGCCATCATCGGCGCCGCGAAGACCGGCAAGATCGGCGACGGCAAGATCTTCGTCTCGCCCGTCGAGGGCGCCATCCGCATCCGCACCGAAGAATCGGGAGAAAAAGCGGTCTGA